The Engystomops pustulosus chromosome 9, aEngPut4.maternal, whole genome shotgun sequence genome includes a window with the following:
- the ENTPD8 gene encoding ectonucleoside triphosphate diphosphohydrolase 8 has protein sequence MCRNRKGLAVGCLICISIVSGIVALILSVVGIRSIYEPSPNKYGLVFDAGSSHTSLYVYQWPAHKENDTGIVSQIHVCEVQGSGLSSYADDPAQAGEILKPCMNEALNIIPSEQHRETRTLLGATAGMRLLKLENETKTQQIFDEVSKTLSRYPVKFQGARILEGEEEGSLGWVTVNYLLGTFIRYSYVYSWIHPKQSEMFGAMDLGGASTQMTFQPSGEIEDKSTETTFRLYGYDYTIYTHSYLCYGQDQALKRLLVRLIEKRGSGNVQHPCYPKGYMANVSLSSVYNSPCILTPPDNTEVSVTVEGTGDPTACQRSVREIFNLTACTNLSCSFNGVYQPPVYGKFYAFSAFYYTFNFLNLTCGQSLAEANSTIWEYCSREWTQLTSSFPSESRRRLLEYCSSAMYILTLLLDGYKFNSGTWEDIHFAKQAGNADVGWTLGYMLNLTNMIPSEEPSLLMAHDYNIWVAAIFFIVLSVVAGLVAAPLHCYCRKACAEQSWWT, from the exons TACGGCCTGGTGTTTGATGCAGGATCGTCTCACACTTCGCTCTATGTATACCAGTGGCCGGCACACAAGGAGAATGACACAGGGATTGTATCTCAGATCCACGTGTGCGAGGTACAAG GTTCAGGACTATCCTCTTATGCGGATGATCCGGCCCAAGCCGGGGAGATCCTGAAGCCCTGCATGAACGAGGCCCTGAATATTATCCCATCGGAGCAGCACAGGGAGACGAGGACCCTGCTGGGAGCCACCGCCGGGATGAGGCTGCTCAA GTTGGAGAATGAGACGAAAACTCAGCAAATCTTTGATGAAGTTTCCAAAACTCTCAGTCGGTATCCGGTGAAGTTCCAAGGAGCTCGAATATTGGAGGGTGAAGAGGAGGGATCGCTGGGATGGGTCACCGTCAACTATCTCCTGGGAACCTTCATACGG TATTCCTATGTATACAGTTGGATACATCCCAAGCAATCTGAGATGTTTGGCGCCATGGACCTAGGAGGCGCCTCCACCCAAATGACTTTCCAACCCTCGGGGGAAATAGAAGACAAAAGCACCGAGACAACCTTTAGGCTCTATGGCTATGACTACACCATCTACACTCACAGCTACCTCTGCTACGGCCAAGACCAGGCGCTCAAGAGGCTGCTAGTGCGTCTCATAGAG AAACGCGGCTCAGGTAACGTCCAGCATCCGTGTTATCCAAAAGGTTACATGGCCAATGTCTCTCTGTCCTCAGTCTACAATAGTCCCTgcatcctgacccctcctgacaATACAGAGGTCAGCGTCACCGTGGAGGGAACGGGGGACCCTACCGCGTGTCAGCGCTCGGTCAGAGAGATCTTCAATCTTACAGCCTGCACCAATCTGTCCTGTTCCTTTAATGGAGTCTACCAGCCGCCGGTGTATGGAAAGTTCTAT GCGTTCTCTGCCTTTTACTACACGTTCAACTTCCTGAATCTGACATGTGGACAATCCTTGGCCGAGGCCAACAGCACGATCTGGGAATACTGTTCCCGGGAATGGACACAG CTCACCTCCAGCTTCCCTTCAGAGAGCAGGCGGCGTCTTCTAGAGTACTGCAGCTCCGCCATGTATATCCTGACCCTTCTCTTGGATGGGTACAAGTTTAACAGTGGTACCTGGGAGGACATACACTTCGCTAAGCAG GCCGGCAATGCTGATGTAGGGTGGACGTTGGGATATATGCTAAACCTAACCAATATGATTCCCTCAGAGGAACCATCTCTGCTCATGGCCCACGACTACAACATCTGGGTGGCTGCCATCTTCTTCATCGTGCTGAGTGTGGTGGCCGGCTTGGTGGCCGCTCCGCTGCACTGCTACTGCCGCAAGGCCTGTGCAGAACAGTCCTGGTGGACATGA